In the Hordeum vulgare subsp. vulgare chromosome 7H, MorexV3_pseudomolecules_assembly, whole genome shotgun sequence genome, one interval contains:
- the LOC123411096 gene encoding myb-like protein J: MATNSLSSTMKARVEGEGPAPFNTGFDDNNNNSCDGTNHDKNKKPDSLELRLWWPSETTQQEGMEVVEERKEVTRSVENRVKVPETGTSIHPHVIAPSARKYWTDEEHMLFLHGLGVYGRGKWKEISKYLVTTKTPVQVSSHAQKYFRRIKKGESERQRYSINDLELKFVIPGTIGNNSSA, encoded by the exons ATGGCAACCAACTCTCTTTCATCGACCATGAAGGCGAGAGTGGAGGGTGAGGGACCAGCTCCATTCAACACTGGgtttgacgacaacaacaacaatagttgtGATGGTACCAACCATGACAAGAACAAGAAGCCTGACAGTTTGGAGCTCCGCCTATGGTGGCCTTCGGAGACTACGCAACAG GAGGGTATGGAAGTCGTAGAGGAGCGCAAGGAGGTGACGAGGTCAGTCGAGAACAGGGTGAAGGTGCCAGAGACGGGGACGTCCATCCATCCACATGTGATCGCACCAAGTGCTAGAAAGTATTGGACCGACGAGGAACATAT GCTCTTTCTCCATGGATTGGGTGTCTATGGGCGTGGAAAATGGAAGGAAATATCCAAATACCTTGTCACCACCAAGACCCCTGTGCAAGTTTCAAGCCATGCACAGAAGTACTTCAGGAGGATAAAGAAAGGAGAGTCGGAAAGGCAACGGTACAGCATCAACGACCTAGAGCTCAAATTTGTCATACCAGGGACAATTGGAAATAACTCTAGTGCTTAA